A window of Xenopus laevis strain J_2021 chromosome 1L, Xenopus_laevis_v10.1, whole genome shotgun sequence genomic DNA:
CATCTGTAAGCTTATTAGAAGGTAAGAGaaccaaaaaaaatctgactgcCACAAGAAGTCAAGAGCCTCAGAGTTGAATGTTAGTTACAAATACAATTTGTCAAAGACATATGTTGGAATGCGAGATTTACCAGTATAAAATGATTGGTAGGGACCTGTGTTTGGGTGCATGTACTGCTGTGTATACACAAACCAAAAACAGGAGCATGGATTACTCGCTTTCAGAGAAGTCCAACTGCAGTAACGAGCTGCTCAGACCACTAGTATAAGGACACTCAATTGTTAACACTGGGATAGATCCAGTCATTCACTACTTGTCTGAGGCAGGCCTAAAACAGATTTAGGAGTCTCAAGCAACCTATATCATATCAACCTATATCATATCAACCTATATCATATCAACCTATATCAGTTCCCACAGCTATGAGACAAACCTCATTGCAACTTGCCTTACAGTCTAAAACGTATTAATGCAATTGCTCAGCTATTTTCTGCATCACAGCAGTGATGGTTCAATGGGCATAAGCATGCTTGCTGGTCTTGGGAAGCATGCTGAAGCCTTGAGAAATACCTATGTTCAACTGCAACAAAGCCTGGCATTGAGGTCTTCCATAATAAAAGTGTTGAATGCATCTATTGAGTAATTATTACATTTAGTTTATTCCCCTTTTACTGAAAGCAGGACgacaaaaaaagaacatattttgtcaatatttattacatactaatcaaattcaaaatgtgaAATGTTCGGCAGTAATATCGGATTTTAATCCAAGAAGGCCACGAACTGGTTCATATTCTAAAGGAACAGACTTGAACTTCTTCTTCATCTCCTTGTCAAAGAGCTTGAgttaaagaggaaataaaaaggtTATCCCAAGAGAAAGTAACTTTGTTAAAGgtacagtaatgccaaaaaacgAAAgtggtgttttaaagtaattagcaTAGAAcgtagtgttgcactgcactggtgcgttttcttcaaaacactattattgttatataatagtatgtaaataagctgctgaatagccattggggcagctattcaaaggagaaaaaggtcAGGTTCATATGTTATTTCTTGTACCAGGAAATTGTACACAGATATACAGGTTTACTTTCTATTACTAGGCACTAAACTCAGTGTAATACAACTAAGGGGcctgtttatcatgctgtgtaagaCAGTGGAGAAAAagattaccagtgatgttgcccatagcaaccaatcagcacctacaagttagaaaacaaaagcaaagttcTGATCAGTCGCTATGGGTACAACCACCAATGAGGTCTTTCTCCACGGttatacacagcatgataaataggccaccATGTGTGTGGTATGGGATTGGGGCTCATAGGACTCACTACCATATGCAGTTCTCTCAACAGATCTGAAAGTAAATGCATGAAAAATTGTTTGGTTTAATTGGAGTAGTTTAATCTATACTCTTTTTAAGTTCTATAAGAATAAGAGAACTGCTGGTATTAAAGCAAGCAGACTCTGAACTGAATGCTGTGGGAACAACTATACTTTCGctactttttaatttctttaaggtGTTGCTTCTGGAGTTCTTCTTACCTCACAGGATGACATCTCTAACAGCCCAGATACATCACTTTCCTGTGCAGACAGTGCCCTGCTGATCACATTGGCAGCTCTCACAACATCGCCATGATAGTGCTGCTGTAGaacctgtaaaataaaaaccCAACACTTAAATATCACTACTGAGTGAAACACAGGCAGTGCTAGCTTAGACAACACCACAGCATTAGGAGACATGTTTACTATCCTTTAGAAATAAATGTGGACATGTGCAGATACTGAATTTTTCTCAGTGTTTTCATTGCTTTTCATCTCAAACTTTGTCAGCATCCATGAATAAAGTAACAAGCTAAAGAGGTGTGTCATCTGTCCCCTCTGATTGGATGTCTGCAGTTAGAGTCCTTATTGGCCGCACAcaaccatttactgtatatactcgagtataagcagagtttttcagcatccaaaatgtgctgaaaaagtctacctcggcttatactcgggtcagcgggcagtagctgagattgcagtcacttttaatcattcctataccaaaaGTTCAcgtggggagagactgcaatatcacacagcgccctctgttggttatatgaaagaataacagtgactgcaatatcacacagcgccctctgttggttatatgaaagaacaacagtgactgcaatatcacacagcaccctctgttggttatatgaaagaataacagtgatggcaatatcacacagcgccctctgttggttatacgaaagattaacagtgatggcaatatcacacagcaccctctgcacatggtagtgggacaatgcacacagtaatctgtttggcaattctctgtcaccatcaactttgcaacgaagtccggttgatcgatgggggggggggggacgctttggcggaatgtgcgctgctgggagacagggctgtagttgtttctaggcttatactagagtcaataacttttcccagttttcgtaggtaaaattaggtacctcggcttatactcgggtcggcttatactcaaatATATACGGTACccctggacaaaaaaaaatctaggtaTCAGAACAGACTGCAGTCAAGACAaagaatgtttgtttgttttttttaactaacaaTTTGGTTTTCCTTCTTCTGTAGCAACGGCGACAGCAGCATCTTCTGTGTTGTGACTGGCATCAGAAGATGTCCAGCCTCTACCATGACTACATGTGTGTGTTGCCAAAAGCATGAACCCCTTACTGCAGTCATGCCTTTAAATGTTCATATCTGAGCAAGTTATAGAAGAGACCAACTACCCAATATCTATACCACAGCATACAGTTTCATAAACAATACATAATACAGAAGTATATATTGTAATCCCAGAcatgtcaaaatatatatatatatatatatatatatatatatatatatatatatatatatatatatatatatatatatatatatatatatatatatatatatatatatatatatatatatatatatatatatatatatatatatatatatatatatataaataaaaggcttCCGTGGCCAAAAATTGCATCTCTTACCTCCAGCTCCCACAGACAGCTTTCTAATGCTTGGCTCTTGGCAGGATCTTGCTCTTCCATGATGTAAGGATCAGTTACCAGatctaaaataaatacaaaaagataaTTCTTTCCCAGCTTTATCAGACTGAAGGGTACAACAAAGCAGTGGATAGATGGCTCTTAATAAAGACTGTACCttttacagtttgttttttccTTACAGCATAGGCTGAAATTTGGTGTGAACCCTTATTGTCTGTTTATTCAGTATTGATGGAGCTAAAGCATTAGGGTAGTGGTATATAGATCAGTAACCAAGATATGATATAAAAAGGAGCCAGCCAAATGCTGGACTACAAAGAGGTCATGAACTCAAGAGGTCTAAAAACTACTGTAACTAAGGTTGTAGCTTTATTTCCCAAATAATGTGCAGGATTAAGACTCCCCCTGCAGAAAGTAAATAATAGTACAGGCGGCAATGCTACAGTAAAACCATTCAGTAATCTTTCCACAATGCACTTTGAAATATATGATAATTCAAAATTTCTTGAacgccttaaaggaacagtaacaccaaaaaatgaaagcgctataaagtaatgaaaatatcatgtagcgttgccctgcactggtaaaactgatctgtttgcttcagaaacactactatggttcatattaacaagctgctgtggagcaatggcggaaattgaaaaacggctatatggcacaggttaactaatggataacagataacaccattagacagacagagtttatctgctatctgctgtgtaacctgagccttttctcctttgaatggctttcttaatgtttcttaagcaaacatagcagttttaccagtgcagggcaacactgcattgtattttcattacgttaaaacacttattttttgacgttactgttcctttaaggaacacaGCACAATAATGTAAAAACTCTATCTTGACTGAACACTCACCTCCAGCACTGGGGCGATGAATAAGAACACGACAAGCTGGGTGCCTGCGGATCAGGTTACAGATAAATGGGATGATCATCAGAAGCACTTGCGGAGGGGCTGTCAGGGCGAGCCGGGCCAGGCGCTTTGCAAATGCAGCAACAAGGTAAACTGGTAAATGCCTTGGcgatataagaaaaaaataagcaaggTAGCCTTAAAGACAGTCAGACTCATTCCATGTCTTTGAACTTACGTGGAGGACAAAAACAGGTTGGCCAGGTGGAAGAAACGGGCACGGTATTTTACATGGAAGACTGAGGGCTCCAAAAGAGAGTAAAGCTTCTTGTAAAAATCTGGGTAttccctaataaaaaaaaccacacaaacagCTTAATGAACATCACATAATATGCTCCAAATAAAGAGATGATAATGCTAGTGTGTGAATATCACCCCAATAGTGAATTATATGTTAACATCTGTTACCAGTAATTATTATCTAGAACACTTAAACTTACAGATTATGCTGATGAATCAAAATGAATAGTCCATTAAGGGCTAGTAGGCTGATGGCTCCCCCTgccaaaaataaaagttatatatttattaattacatttaagtACAATGGGCCAAGAAATGCAAAgaagcaaattctttcaacaagTGCTCAGTAAATACTACCGGTTGACATGGTTTACTAGACCTGGttcaaatttttcaatatttattacgTAACTCTTATTGTCACTTACCAACATCATAGGCTGCAGTTAGAAAGTCAATCATTAGGGAGGGTTTGCTCATATGTGGCAAGATACTTTCATGCAGGATCAAAAGCACCTTCTTGTACAGACTGACAGAGAGCTGGAATGATATAAAACAGACAGAGCTACTTGCTGCAACTCAATCACCCTCAAATCAGAATCAGGATTAGTAAAGGCATATACTGCACTCACTTGGTGCTTCAGGAAGCTCATCCAGACCCTCTCAAATACTCTTTTTTGTTCCTAAAgacaagaataaaaataatgaccGTATAATAACAGCAATAAGGACTAGTTTCCTGGCACAATATGATGAAACAAACATTTACCTTTAGTTTTGATGGTTTCCACTCTTCATGGTTTtctgttgggttgaaaaaaatgttttttttaacatatcctTTGCACATCAATGTATTCTCAGGTCAGATTGTAATTTATCAGTCATGGATGTAACTTCAGGGACACTTGCTGAGATTGTGTGTGGTCATTTGCAACCCCCCTGTAGGTGACTAGAGAATAAGCAGTCCTACCCCTCCCATTCTCTtgaggtctgcttcctcaatagttacTTCAGTGTTAACGGGTTCTCCCTGTCAGTTCACACAATATTAAGCTGTATATGTTTTTACACACAAAAtatacaccaaaaaaaacaaaaaaaaaaaaacttatgttcTAAGTCTTGTGGCCAACAAGAGTGGGTGTTAACAGTATCACTTAATGGCCTTATTGATGGACTTTTTACTGGTTTGggaaatgcaaaaatataatttgcccGATAGCAAATTCCTGAAATACATTTACTACAACTCTGcagtagttttaaagttattagtaaaTATAATAGCTACTGGAACTTTCTATAATTGCTATTGTATGCCCTGGTATAGTAGCAAGTCTGACTTCAGCTACATTATTTTAAGGTGGCAGTATAtcctcttgttcaacatgagtgcataTGGCTACTGAAAATCTAATCAATATATGCTGGAAAAGTGTTTAGGATTATGTTTTTGTCAAAATTGTTGGGCTTACAACATAATTATAAGGTTAATACAAAATGATCGCCCTCTTGCTTAGTTGCCTTAGTTTCTGTGGATGTGTTGACTTTGCACAGCTGGTAGTTTTCGGTTAAGACTCCCACAGCCGTCAGCAGCTATAGAAACCAATATAAGGCATGGTTTGAAGTCACTGGGTGTGTGAACAAACTGGTAATTTTGTCAGTAGTCCACAGGTAGATCACATAAAACTAGGGGGCCTAGCATAGGCTGCCCTTTGCTCTAAGCGCAatgcaacaaaaatgtaataaacagaaaTCTTGGAAAGCAGTAGACTGAGGAATCCTCTTACCATTCTTGGTTACTAGGAAATTTCCCAAAGTACTCTCCTCAACGGGCATGTTAATAGAGGAAAGCAAGCAAAATACATTGGTTTGGAAAACTGGTGGTAAGAcctgagaacagaaaaaaaaacaaatcctaaaTTGGATGTGTTGTGAGAAATCTCATAGAGACCAAAAACAATGCCACAAGTGTTTGCTATTAAAAACCCATGAGGAACAATTCCGGCTATTTTGGTTCCCACCCAGCAAGCAATTAAAACCACCAATGACAAAATCATTGAGATCAAGCAATGTGCCACTGCCTTAATGCTAAATTAAACTGAATGAGTTTCATCAATGTTATGTACAAAGGAATTCAGTCAGGGATAAAGCTCAGCACCCGTTGAAGCATACTTTTAGAAAATACTTCCCATGtcattgtgtattataaaccAGGTCCTAAAATTACGAAAAGTAGAGAAGGAAATGGTTTACAAAGCAGCAATATCATTAATACGGTTTATACTTTTTTACttgattaaaaattaaaaggGGTTGCTCgtctttgtgttaacttttagttatgatgtagagagtgatataccgTAGTTACATATAGTATAgataaatcaggttgaaaaaagtacatcaggttcaacccctccaaatgaaaacccagcagccatacacacacccctccatactttttacacaaattatttatacccatatctatattaacaaTAGAGTTTAGTATAGTATTTAGatatgagacaatttacaattggttttaatgttttattaattgtggtttttgagttatttagcttaatATTCAGAGGCTCTGCTGTTTATAGCCattttagcaatctagttgctaggatccaaattaccctagcaagcattggttttaataagagactggactgtgaataggagagatggggtcaatgacccctatttgaaagctggaagaataaggcaaacaattaaaaactataaaaaataaataatgaagactaattgatacaatgcttagaattagctattctataacatactaaaagtaaactttaaggtgaaccacccctataagacAATGTGATTTATGTTAAATAACCCAGCATAAAGCCATTGTATATGGTTTAGttatttagtatattttattatttatagtatattttagttatttagtatATTTTAGGCAAGGTGCTCCACTGAAGTCCCCATACCCCTGTAATACAACACTTACAAAAAGTCTTTCAGAAATCATGTATAGATGCAATATATGGGGCACCTTTCCTTCCAGTTCACCTAACAAGTCAATGACATAATTTAAAGTAGGAGCATGGCTACTACAGAGAAGGATAGCTCATGTACCTGTTTGTTCTTTTGCTGTATTCTTGAAACACATTCAGTAGTCACAGTCATTGTATAATAACGGACATCGTCGTATTCCAAGTATTCCTGGAAACGTGTGATCAATAGGGTACAGTCTGCTTCCTCCTGCAGCAAATTATCTACAACAAACTAACATACACAGCGATCAGCAATGACCAGAAACTAAACAGTAAGTAGCAAAACCTCCACACCGATGATTATCTTACTTTTAACAGTTCTCTAGGAAACCGGTAGCTGTCTCTCCATTCTGAATTTTCCAGTGGGAATTTTCCTTCCAGCTGAATGAACTTCATCAGTGTGCACAGGACAAGTTCCTTTAGGAAGAAGAGATGACATTTGGTCAAATGCAGCACTCCTCACCAGGTTTCAAAGATAACTAGAACAAGGGAAGGGATTTGAAAATAAAGATGTAAAACACCCAGCCCCTGTACATTTACGCTTCTATTATCCATGGATGGAAGGTATATGCAACATCACACACATCTGATTTATTTGGTCAAAATATCCACCTTATTAATGAAAGACTGGGATTGTCCGCATTACTAAATACAAAAGACAGTTTTACTCGCATAAAGGGAAACACCACTGACCTGGACAGAAAAAGAGCTGTATTGCAAGAGATCCAGCAGGCAGGACACACAGCTATTATAGCGATTTCTCATCCACATTTTATACTTGTCTTCTGCACTGCATGTGTCTGTGGCAtacaaagaaagaggctgttaggcacattttaactgcaaaaatgaaaaaagaaccaAGTACTTTAGCTTTTAGCAATTACAGTTCCTAGAATCCAGTGATTCTGTAAGTGTAAGATACTTGGACAAGGAAAGTCCTATCTCTTGATAGTGCCACGTTGTTAGGCATCCCTCAGTAAATTACATCGATCATCCCATAATAAAGTGCTGCATCACCACCTTTTCCCAGGGATCTCTTGTGCCTCATTCGGATACCTAGACTTGCACGTGTGCAGTAtgatacattttccatttaagaTGCAAGTTTAGTAGGGTGAAAGGGCTGCCTCAGAAGAGAAGGTAAAATGACAGCACATTGCTACtggtggatttaaaaaaaaaaaactagcccAGAGGAAAAACAATTTGCTAAGCAAATTAGCGACGGGTGCATAACAAAGTAGTATTCCCCTGTGTATAaggcttttcttgtcctttagcAACCAAATGAGTACTTTActtttatatacactatacagaACATGGTGCAGATTTATTTCAGTTAAGAGAAATTTAGGTAAATTTGATGTCAATCCTACACATAATTAACTAATGTTGAGGCCATGTTTACCTGGAGGGCTGTCATCTTCTGCAGGCAAATCTCCTATGTAAAGTTCTCTTTTCTCCAACAAAACTTCAAATAACTTAGAAGTCGTTCGAATAGCAGCTTGCACAACATCTTCCTTTTTGGACTAAGAATAGCAAATGTAGATTTTTAGAGGGCTGAGGgaataaactatttttataaatatctatatGTAGTTGTGtaacagactaaagctggccacagatgcaaagatccgatcctacgaacagtgtcggactggcccaccgggataccaggaaaactcccggtgggcccatgtgtcagtgggccctcctgcttctaaacatttggcctatttcatggttattgcatatttctatgagaataaaaaggctaaatagatggaattatAGGTTATAGtgtataaagaaaagagaataggagaatagaggttgagtgaggagaggaagaaaatatatagagtgggcccctggtctaaaggtttttgggtgggcccctggtgttccagtccgacactgcgtatgaatcaacgtatgatcggactttcccatctccagacctgtcactaaccattcagatcaaagtcttac
This region includes:
- the noc4l.L gene encoding nucleolar complex protein 4 homolog B isoform X1, with amino-acid sequence MWMRNRYNSCVSCLLDLLQYSSFSVQELVLCTLMKFIQLEGKFPLENSEWRDSYRFPRELLKFVVDNLLQEEADCTLLITRFQEYLEYDDVRYYTMTVTTECVSRIQQKNKQVLPPVFQTNVFCLLSSINMPVEESTLGNFLVTKNENHEEWKPSKLKEQKRVFERVWMSFLKHQLSVSLYKKVLLILHESILPHMSKPSLMIDFLTAAYDVGGAISLLALNGLFILIHQHNLEYPDFYKKLYSLLEPSVFHVKYRARFFHLANLFLSSTHLPVYLVAAFAKRLARLALTAPPQVLLMIIPFICNLIRRHPACRVLIHRPSAGDLVTDPYIMEEQDPAKSQALESCLWELEVLQQHYHGDVVRAANVISRALSAQESDVSGLLEMSSCELFDKEMKKKFKSVPLEYEPVRGLLGLKSDITAEHFTF
- the noc4l.L gene encoding nucleolar complex protein 4 homolog B, with the protein product MAARKAKHAFRSQATQSDAERQDLDSKLAAVLESRGNANAVFDILEHLESKKEDVVQAAIRTTSKLFEVLLEKRELYIGDLPAEDDSPPDTCSAEDKYKMWMRNRYNSCVSCLLDLLQYSSFSVQELVLCTLMKFIQLEGKFPLENSEWRDSYRFPRELLKFVVDNLLQEEADCTLLITRFQEYLEYDDVRYYTMTVTTECVSRIQQKNKQVLPPVFQTNVFCLLSSINMPVEESTLGNFLVTKNENHEEWKPSKLKEQKRVFERVWMSFLKHQLSVSLYKKVLLILHESILPHMSKPSLMIDFLTAAYDVGGAISLLALNGLFILIHQHNLEYPDFYKKLYSLLEPSVFHVKYRARFFHLANLFLSSTHLPVYLVAAFAKRLARLALTAPPQVLLMIIPFICNLIRRHPACRVLIHRPSAGDLVTDPYIMEEQDPAKSQALESCLWELEVLQQHYHGDVVRAANVISRALSAQESDVSGLLEMSSCELFDKEMKKKFKSVPLEYEPVRGLLGLKSDITAEHFTF